The following are encoded together in the Candidatus Rokuibacteriota bacterium genome:
- a CDS encoding toll/interleukin-1 receptor domain-containing protein, whose product MKTFISHAQKDHGLVHALAGALHEAGIEPVVAARRLMPGTRLDEKVQRLIEEADCVVVLGTPAAATSRWVQQEIGCAKALGRYIVPLKTRGTRLAAMLEGLEYYVFSRKDIASDFSRVASVLRQWAIDRKIKISPETDSPEIDNVFQILHLPHPLLCRKCKHVDNHVAVCLLCGEWLCECGAIIQPDSRALPEARSRRGRIHK is encoded by the coding sequence ATGAAGACCTTTATCAGTCACGCACAAAAGGATCATGGGCTCGTCCATGCGCTGGCAGGAGCCCTTCACGAAGCAGGCATTGAGCCTGTTGTCGCCGCACGTCGCCTCATGCCCGGCACTCGACTAGACGAGAAGGTTCAACGACTCATTGAGGAAGCCGACTGCGTTGTGGTTCTTGGTACGCCTGCTGCCGCTACAAGTCGCTGGGTGCAACAGGAGATCGGTTGTGCGAAGGCCCTCGGTCGGTATATCGTGCCGTTGAAGACGCGAGGAACTCGGTTGGCGGCCATGCTGGAAGGGCTCGAGTACTACGTCTTCAGCAGGAAGGACATCGCATCCGACTTCAGCCGAGTCGCAAGCGTATTGCGGCAGTGGGCAATCGACCGCAAGATCAAAATCTCGCCTGAGACAGATTCGCCTGAGATCGATAACGTCTTCCAGATTCTCCACCTGCCCCACCCGTTGCTCTGCCGCAAGTGCAAGCACGTCGACAATCACGTAGCCGTTTGCCTTCTGTGCGGTGAGTGGTTGTGTGAGTGTGGCGCCATCATCCAGCCCGACTCCCGCGCCTTGCCGGAGGCCAGGAGCCGGCGTGGGCGAATACATAAATGA